A DNA window from Cryptosporangium phraense contains the following coding sequences:
- a CDS encoding radical SAM protein — protein MWKIRLSEAGVHLFDRATGMNILLDEVDVPMEQFARAPRYVSIALTNVCGYCYAPKQAAALDLDRVVSWAVELDGAGCLGVGFGGGEPTAYRRFADLCARVAGTTSLAVTFTTHGHRITPGLADELRGSVHFARLSVDGVGETYERLRGRPFAAVTTAAARLRSIAPLGINTVVNSDTIEELDDLAAFAVDAGASELLLLPEQPTAAVAGISDADAGRLAQWIRASRLPLRLAISRSGLEESVPAVEVVPGEQPLDAYLHVDATGVLRRNSYAEVGVPVGESIMSAVQAFKEAA, from the coding sequence ATGTGGAAGATCAGGCTTTCCGAAGCAGGCGTGCACCTGTTCGATCGAGCGACGGGCATGAACATTCTTCTCGATGAGGTGGACGTACCCATGGAGCAATTCGCGCGCGCTCCGCGGTACGTCTCGATCGCACTGACCAATGTCTGCGGGTATTGCTATGCGCCTAAGCAGGCTGCGGCGCTGGATCTGGACCGCGTCGTGTCGTGGGCCGTCGAACTCGACGGCGCTGGGTGCCTCGGGGTGGGCTTCGGGGGTGGGGAGCCGACCGCGTACCGGCGGTTCGCTGATCTGTGCGCCCGAGTCGCCGGGACGACGTCCTTGGCGGTTACGTTCACCACGCACGGCCATCGGATCACCCCGGGCCTTGCCGACGAGTTGCGCGGATCGGTGCACTTCGCGCGCTTGTCCGTGGATGGCGTCGGCGAGACCTATGAACGGCTGCGGGGGCGGCCGTTTGCAGCAGTGACGACAGCTGCCGCCCGGCTCCGGTCGATCGCGCCGCTCGGAATCAACACGGTCGTGAACTCTGACACGATCGAGGAACTCGACGATCTCGCGGCCTTCGCCGTCGATGCCGGCGCCTCCGAGCTCCTGCTTTTGCCGGAACAGCCGACAGCGGCCGTCGCGGGCATCTCCGACGCTGACGCGGGACGTTTGGCCCAATGGATTCGAGCTAGCAGACTTCCGCTGCGGCTCGCGATCTCACGCTCAGGCCTGGAGGAGTCCGTCCCGGCTGTTGAAGTCGTACCCGGTGAGCAGCCTCTCGACGCCTACTTGCACGTCGATGCAACGGGTGTTCTCCGCCGTAATTCCTATGCGGAGGTGGGAGTACCGGTTGGTGAGTCGATCATGAGCGCCGTGCAGGCGTTCAAGGAGGCAGCATGA